AATTCAACATCTGCAACATTGTTGATGTTTTTATCACGTAGCTGTGTCATCAAATCATCAAAGTTATATCTTTGTGTTCTCATGGCTTGTTCATCTACTTTTCCACGATTTATAATAATTGTCGGCTTTCCGTCTAAAATATGCCTGATTTTTTGATTTTTGAGAGATAAATATGCTAATGAAATCTGAATGATCATTAGAATCAGCATAGGAATAACTGTATTTATTAATGGGTCACTTGGGGCCTCAATTGCTGTTACTGCCATTTCTGCAATCATGATAAAGACCACTAAGTCCAATATGCTCAACTCACCAATTTCTCTCTTTCCCATAAGCCTAAAAATAAGAACAATGAGAAAGTAAAGAAATAGGGTGCGAGCCAAGATCGTTATGTAAAATTCCACTTTTCATGGCCTCCTTTTATCTAATTGCTTAACACTTATTTTGAACGATAACTTAACTTTTATGTAAACATTTCATCTACATCGTAAAGTTTAGAAGATATCGAAAATAAACGTAAACAGAGGAGATACCAAGTGAGATAATAACGATTGGAAAACCAACTTTAAGAAATTCGATAAAATTGATATGCTCTTTTTCCTTTGCTGCAAGTCCCGCAACAACTAAATTAGAGCTTGCACCTAATAATGTCCCGTTTCCTCCTAAGCAAGCTCCTAATGCCAAAGACCACCATAAAGGATCTAAATTTGTCATTCCGTAATCTTTAAACTCGATAATCATCGGAATCATTGCTGCTACAAAAGGGATATTATCAACAAAACCTGATAAAATACCTGTCATCCATAAAATAAGCATTGATGTTTTAGGTAAATCACCCTCTGTGTAAAATACCATTCCACGTGCAAGCTCATCAATAACCCCTACTTCTTCAAGCCCGCCAATTAACATAAATAATCCTACGAAGAAAAATAATGTTCCCCATTCAACTTGTTTAAAAACCTCATCAGGCTTGTATTCATCGTGAGTAAGCAATAATAACAATAATGCCCCTGCTAATGCAACACTCGTAAGATCAATGTGTAAAATAGGATTTAAGACAAAGCCAGCAATAGTCATAAGTAAAACGAAAATGGACTTTGGTAACGCCGGTGTTAGTTTTAGATAGTTACTCGCCTTAATCGACGCTAGCTTTTTTTGATCAATCGTGTCAACCTGAAGCTTTGGCCAATAAATCGCGATTAAGTAAATCAAAACAACTCCATAGATAATCAACACAATTGGACTTAAATGAGTAATAAAAGCATTGAACGTTAAATGCTCAACTGCTTGACCAATCATGATATTTGGAGGATCTCCAATTAGTGTAGCTGTTCCACCAATATTTGAAGCGATAATAATTGTAATTAGATAAGGAATGGCTGGTATATCTAACATTCTCACGATTGTAAGGATAATTGGAACAAGTAGAAGCACCATCGTCACATTTGCAAGAAAAGCTGATCCAATAGCTGTTAACGTAGAGATAACAATAAGAAGTGGAATAGGCCTCCCTTTTACTACTTTAGCCATTATAATTGCTACAAACTCAAATACACCTGTTTGACTTGTAATAATGACAATCAGCATCATCGCGAATAACAGCGAAATTGTATTCCAATCTATGTACGTAAGAAATGCCTTGTTTATATCATAAATTCCAACAATAAGCATAGCGACTCCACCCAAACCAGCCGCTAAAGCACGATCAATTTTTTCCGTCATTATAACAAAATAAGTAATAAGAAAGATGATAACTGTTAAAGTGGTAAGCATTATTTATCCTCCTTGATAGTAAACACCATTTAAAAGCAGCCGGATAACATGATGTTTACTACCGAATGAAATAGTACTCAATAAGTAAAAGGATTTTTTTAATCTACAAGCAAGTCCTCTTTACCATCATATGATGCAAGTCCACTAAAATATTTATAGTCTATTTTTTTATTCTATGAATATTCTTTAATAAGACGAGCTCACAACAAGCTCGGGACTTGTCTAGAGGGAAAGGGGGATGCTTTGTGGAAACAAAACAATGGGGTAAAGCAATCCTTTATGGACTTATCACCATCTTTGTTATGGCTTTAGCCACAAGCCTAGTATTTTCTTTATTATTAAAGTTTACCGATTTAACAGAATCATCAATTACATGGGTGCTTTTAGGTTTGTCGATTCTGGCCTTATTTATCGGTGGCTTTGTTGCCGGAGGAAATGGAAAGGAAAAAGGCTGGCTTATCGGAGGGATTACCGCCCTGCTTTTCTCACTCATTATTTTATTGTTTAAATTTCTGGGCCATGGTGAAATTTTTACAATGGAAGAACTTATGTATCATGGAGGATTTTTATTAGTAGCAATGCTTGGTGGAATCTTTGGGGTTAACGTGTCTTCATCACGAGCAGCAAAATAAAAAACAGGGTTAAATTTATACCCTGTTTTTTTATTATGTACATAATTAGTCTTTTATAACTTCACGTACTGATTTACGATCGAATGTTAAACGAGTGCCATCTCCTACTTTTAGGACGATTTTGTTTTCGTCAACTGAATCAAGGATACCATGTAGTCCTCCGATCGTCACAATTTTGTCACC
This Metabacillus endolithicus DNA region includes the following protein-coding sequences:
- a CDS encoding DUF421 domain-containing protein, translated to MEFYITILARTLFLYFLIVLIFRLMGKREIGELSILDLVVFIMIAEMAVTAIEAPSDPLINTVIPMLILMIIQISLAYLSLKNQKIRHILDGKPTIIINRGKVDEQAMRTQRYNFDDLMTQLRDKNINNVADVEFAILEPTGKLSVIERQKKNKKQPELQLPLIVDGNIQDENLLTINKNNLWLRQQLRKLGYKDTKQISLCTYGKGIFFIDLKDEDKN
- the yajC gene encoding preprotein translocase subunit YajC; protein product: MEMLGTVLPLVLMFAIFYFLLIRPQQKQQKAVREMQNSLQKGDKIVTIGGLHGILDSVDENKIVLKVGDGTRLTFDRKSVREVIKD
- a CDS encoding TIGR04086 family membrane protein, whose amino-acid sequence is METKQWGKAILYGLITIFVMALATSLVFSLLLKFTDLTESSITWVLLGLSILALFIGGFVAGGNGKEKGWLIGGITALLFSLIILLFKFLGHGEIFTMEELMYHGGFLLVAMLGGIFGVNVSSSRAAK
- a CDS encoding ArsB/NhaD family transporter, with translation MLTTLTVIIFLITYFVIMTEKIDRALAAGLGGVAMLIVGIYDINKAFLTYIDWNTISLLFAMMLIVIITSQTGVFEFVAIIMAKVVKGRPIPLLIVISTLTAIGSAFLANVTMVLLLVPIILTIVRMLDIPAIPYLITIIIASNIGGTATLIGDPPNIMIGQAVEHLTFNAFITHLSPIVLIIYGVVLIYLIAIYWPKLQVDTIDQKKLASIKASNYLKLTPALPKSIFVLLMTIAGFVLNPILHIDLTSVALAGALLLLLLTHDEYKPDEVFKQVEWGTLFFFVGLFMLIGGLEEVGVIDELARGMVFYTEGDLPKTSMLILWMTGILSGFVDNIPFVAAMIPMIIEFKDYGMTNLDPLWWSLALGACLGGNGTLLGASSNLVVAGLAAKEKEHINFIEFLKVGFPIVIISLGISSVYVYFRYLLNFTM